One Tiliqua scincoides isolate rTilSci1 chromosome 9, rTilSci1.hap2, whole genome shotgun sequence DNA segment encodes these proteins:
- the LOC136660226 gene encoding uncharacterized protein — protein sequence MGGVLSTGCDAEQARSPALSGTAAELLPRSRGAERCQASPADNGPLSAPGARAPLPPPFPGGADKSTAGPARKPRGASAAPRCPSCPAQLDPQARPVQGRPAGRAQAALCFREVGAGSEAGAGQGAAEPPPQALWRRAASLRAGGAALRRFRLCAAPSVLGGSACDGAQRLPGRAGTAAGGGSAPRAPRTASTRWSSCADEEAARCVRSAAEPSIGRLGRRGARRRSAPGGCGGDCSAKAAPRRATKWPPGGAEAAKWRPRREGAAGEAAAADTPRSREAASAAASRNQRSAAPPQSSPLPGAAVLGVGGALPSRRARCASRRLWLRSAEARLAEKPGRPEGAVRAGASERERNSRRRVGRPGAAGTDRGQTPARRRSLEDERAGEEARSRCLRRSARAEAVPAGPLAVCRSECAALGLVSQPGPLLPLPRAQQAWRRARLSPQGRAFRPPPQQAQACPFPLQALARVRAVLRAPNLPAGSGLQPAEQMCTRKGLGERRRHMA from the exons ATGGGGGGCGTTCTTTCCACAGGCTGCGATGCTGAACAGGCTCGGAGCCCAGCGCTGAGCGGCACTGCTGCCGAGCTGCTCCCAAGGAGTCGCGGGGCTGAGCGCTGCCAAGCCAGCCCGGCAGACAACGGCCCGCTGAGCGCGCCAGGAGCACgagcgccgctgcctccccccttccctggagGAGCTGACAAAAGCACAGCAGGCCCGGCGCGCAAACCGAGAGGCGCCTCTGCAGCTCCGCGGTGTCCTTCCTGCCCTGCGCAGCTGGACCCGCAGGCGAGGCCGGTGcaaggccggccggccggccgggcgCAGGCAGCCCTTTGCTTCCGAGAGGTCGGCGCGGGCAGCGAGGCAGGGGCCGGTCAGGGCGCCGCAGAACCGCCTCCTCAGGCGCTGTGGCGGCGAGCCGCTTCCCTGCGTGCAGGTGGCGCAGCGCTGCGCCGCTTCCGCCTGTGCGCAGCCCCCTCTGTGCTGGGCGGCAGTGCCTGCGACGGCGCCCAGCGGCTGCCGGGCCGCGCCGGCACGGCCGCAGGCGGAGGGTCGGCCCCGCGAGCGCCCCGGACAGCCTCCACGCGCTGGAGCAGCTGCGCCGACGAGGAGGCGGCTCGCTGCGTCCGGAGCGCTGCAGAGCCCAGCATAGGCCGCCTCGGCAGGCGCGGGGCGAGGCGCCGGAGCGCCCCGGGCGGCTGCGGGGGGGACTGCAGCGCCAAGGCGGCCCCGCGCCGCGCCACAAAATGGCCGCCCGGCGGCGCAGAGGCCGCGAAATGGCGCCCGCGGAGGGAAGGGGCGGCGGGCGAGGCCGCCGCCGCGGACACGCCCCGGTCCCGGGAAGCGGCGTCGGCGGCCGCGTCCCGGAAC CAACGCAGCGCCGCGCCGCCGCAGAGCTCTCCGCTCCCAGGCGCAGCGGTCCTGGGCGTAGGAGGCGCGCTGCCTTCGCGGAGGGCGCGCTGCGCTAGCCGGCGGCTGTGGCTGCGCTCCGCGGAGGCTCGGCTGGCAGAGAAGCCGGGGCGGCCGGAGGGGGCGGTTCGTGCCGGAGCCTCTGAGCGCGAGAGGAACAGCCGGAGGCGTGTGGGGAGGCCGGGCGCGGCTGGGACGGATCGCGGACAGACCCCGGCGAGGCGGCGTTCGCTGGAGGACGAGCGGGCCGGAGAGGAGGCCCGGAGCCGCTGCCTTCGCCGCTCCGCGAGGGCAGAGGCTGTCCCGGCGGGGCCGCTCGCCGTGTGCAGAAGCGAGTGTGCTGCCCTTGGCCTGGTCTCGCAGCCCGGCCCCTTGCTCCCCCTCCCGCGAGCGCAGCAGGCCTGGCGCCGCGCCCGGTTATCCCCGCAGGGGCGCGCCTTCCGCCCGCCCCCACAGCAGGCTCAGGCCTGCCCTTTCCCTCTGCAGGCCTTGGCGCGTGTCCGGGCTGTCCTTCGCGCTCCAAACTTGCCAGCTGGCTCAG gcCTCCAGCCAGCAGAACAAATGTGCACCAGAAAGgggctgggggagaggaggagacacATGgcctag